One stretch of Streptomyces sp. NBC_01363 DNA includes these proteins:
- a CDS encoding ABC transporter substrate-binding protein has product MRSVRLRILAILAVLVIAGVVAWQLLPSDEVKNDPVAVGTTDVVTSLDPAGAYDAGSWAMYSNIYQSLMTFKSGAIVPEPDAAESCGFIGQKLQTYQCKLRDDLTFSNGRKITADDVKYSIERMIRIKTDVGPWILFPSLKNVVADGRTITFNLSSRDATFPQKLATGAGSIVDRESYPPNKLRKGNTVDGSGPYLLKSYRAGEIAELVPNPLYKGALSKTGVPVTVHYYKKSDELQAAWKAKQLDVTHRELPPATLAELNPGDPDLRVTEADSAEIRNLVFNVRPSSPLADKRVRQAIASIIDRGPLVSGIYKGTVEPLYSLIPQGYIGHSTPFFDAYPSPDPERAKKLMKDAGVQTPLNISFGYRGGDETYAKETAELRRQLEADGLFKVTVHAVDWMKFQKEYAAGKYDAYTVGWLPDYPDSDTFSQPLVGRDNSLHNGYSNKKVDSLIGSTLQYSDRGRTAADFKELQAQVGEDVPLVPLWQKKDYVVSTTDVSGSQYLSDGTGLWRLWELKRI; this is encoded by the coding sequence ATGCGGTCGGTCCGGCTACGGATTCTCGCGATTCTCGCGGTTTTGGTCATCGCAGGCGTCGTCGCCTGGCAGTTGCTTCCTTCGGACGAGGTGAAGAACGACCCGGTCGCGGTCGGCACGACCGACGTGGTCACCTCACTCGACCCTGCGGGTGCGTACGACGCGGGTTCTTGGGCGATGTACAGCAACATCTACCAGTCCCTCATGACGTTCAAGTCCGGGGCGATCGTCCCCGAACCCGACGCCGCCGAGAGCTGCGGTTTCATCGGCCAGAAGCTCCAGACGTACCAGTGCAAGCTGCGCGACGACCTGACCTTCTCCAACGGCCGGAAGATCACGGCCGACGACGTCAAGTACTCCATCGAGCGCATGATCAGGATCAAGACGGACGTCGGTCCGTGGATCCTGTTCCCGAGCCTCAAGAACGTGGTGGCCGACGGCCGCACCATCACGTTCAACCTCTCCTCGCGCGACGCGACCTTCCCGCAGAAGCTCGCCACCGGAGCCGGTTCGATCGTCGACCGCGAGTCGTACCCGCCGAACAAGCTCCGCAAGGGGAACACCGTCGACGGCTCGGGCCCGTACCTGCTGAAGTCGTACCGGGCGGGCGAGATCGCCGAGCTGGTCCCCAACCCCCTCTACAAGGGTGCGCTGAGCAAGACCGGTGTCCCGGTCACCGTTCACTACTACAAGAAGTCGGACGAACTCCAGGCCGCCTGGAAAGCCAAGCAGCTCGACGTCACGCACCGCGAACTGCCGCCGGCCACGCTCGCCGAGCTGAACCCCGGCGACCCCGACCTGCGCGTCACCGAGGCGGACAGTGCCGAGATCCGCAACCTCGTCTTCAACGTCCGGCCGAGCTCTCCGCTGGCCGACAAGAGGGTCCGGCAGGCCATCGCCTCGATCATCGACCGCGGGCCGCTGGTGAGCGGTATCTACAAGGGCACGGTCGAGCCGCTCTACTCGCTGATCCCGCAGGGCTACATCGGGCACAGCACACCGTTCTTCGACGCCTACCCCTCGCCCGACCCGGAGCGCGCCAAGAAGCTGATGAAGGACGCCGGCGTGCAGACGCCGCTGAACATCAGCTTCGGCTACCGCGGCGGCGACGAGACGTACGCCAAGGAGACCGCGGAGCTCCGCCGCCAGCTGGAGGCCGACGGGCTGTTCAAGGTCACGGTCCACGCCGTCGACTGGATGAAGTTCCAGAAGGAGTACGCGGCCGGCAAGTACGACGCGTACACGGTCGGCTGGCTCCCCGACTACCCGGACTCCGACACCTTCAGCCAGCCGCTGGTCGGCCGCGACAACAGCCTCCACAACGGCTACTCCAACAAGAAGGTGGACAGCCTGATCGGCTCCACGCTGCAGTACAGCGACCGCGGGCGCACCGCGGCCGACTTCAAGGAGCTCCAGGCGCAGGTGGGCGAGGACGTGCCGCTGGTCCCGCTGTGGCAGAAGAAGGACTACGTCGTCAGCACGACGGACGTCTCCGGCTCGCAGTACCTCTCGGACGGCACCGGCCTCTGGCGGCTCTGGGAACTGAAGCGGATCTGA
- a CDS encoding metallophosphoesterase yields MAVVGLAVMVIVVLALLAGVHRYLWRRLVGDTTAEGGVLRTVGTVAAFVLPLLSIGALVSGRTGAAFWLQRVLAWPGYLWLAAVLYLTLALLVGEAVRPVLRRVLAGRAKGADVASADDASPADRPNSANPSNLSSGAEASAPPVPGGAAPATLVADAPAPHRPDAPTRRLFVARAVGGAAAVAGLGTVGYGTYGVLRGPRVKRITVPLAKLPRSAHGFRIAVVSDIHLGPILGCAHTRRIVDTINRTQPDLVAVVGDLVDGTVADLGPAAEPLARLSSRQGNFFVTGNHEYYSGAAQWVDQVRELGLHPLENARVEIGGFDLAGVNDVAGESEGQGPDFDRALGDRDRTRAAVLLAHQPVVIHDAVAHGVDLQLSGHTHGGQLWPGNYIADLANPTGAGLDRYGDTQLYVSRGAGAWGPPVRVGAPSDITVVELASLRA; encoded by the coding sequence GTGGCAGTGGTCGGTCTCGCGGTGATGGTGATCGTGGTGCTCGCACTACTCGCCGGTGTGCACCGCTATCTCTGGCGCCGCCTCGTCGGTGACACGACGGCCGAGGGCGGCGTCCTGCGCACGGTCGGCACGGTGGCCGCGTTCGTCCTGCCCCTGCTGAGCATCGGCGCATTGGTCTCCGGCCGCACCGGTGCGGCCTTCTGGCTCCAGCGGGTGCTGGCCTGGCCGGGCTATCTGTGGCTGGCCGCCGTGCTGTACCTGACGCTGGCGCTGCTGGTGGGGGAGGCGGTACGGCCGGTTCTGCGCCGGGTGCTCGCGGGCCGGGCGAAGGGCGCGGACGTGGCGTCAGCGGACGACGCATCCCCGGCAGATCGCCCAAACAGTGCAAATCCCTCTAATCTCTCCTCGGGTGCCGAGGCTTCCGCTCCACCGGTTCCCGGTGGAGCCGCACCGGCCACCCTCGTCGCCGACGCCCCCGCCCCGCACCGCCCCGACGCCCCCACGCGGCGCCTGTTCGTCGCCCGCGCCGTCGGCGGTGCCGCCGCGGTCGCGGGGCTCGGCACGGTCGGCTACGGCACCTACGGGGTGCTGCGGGGGCCGCGGGTCAAGCGGATCACCGTCCCGCTCGCCAAACTGCCGCGCTCCGCGCACGGCTTCCGGATCGCCGTCGTCAGCGACATCCACCTCGGTCCGATCCTCGGCTGCGCCCACACCCGGCGGATCGTCGACACGATCAACCGGACCCAGCCGGATCTGGTCGCCGTCGTCGGGGATCTCGTCGACGGAACCGTCGCCGACCTCGGGCCGGCCGCGGAGCCGCTCGCCCGGCTGAGTTCCCGGCAGGGGAATTTCTTCGTCACCGGTAATCACGAGTACTACTCCGGCGCCGCCCAATGGGTCGACCAAGTGAGGGAATTGGGCCTTCACCCACTGGAGAACGCCCGGGTCGAGATCGGCGGATTCGATCTTGCGGGCGTCAATGACGTCGCCGGGGAGAGCGAGGGGCAGGGCCCCGACTTCGACCGCGCGCTCGGCGACCGGGACCGTACCCGCGCCGCCGTCCTCCTGGCCCATCAGCCCGTCGTCATCCATGACGCCGTCGCCCACGGCGTGGACCTCCAGCTCTCCGGTCACACCCACGGCGGCCAGCTCTGGCCGGGCAACTACATCGCAGATCTGGCCAATCCCACGGGCGCCGGGCTCGACCGGTACGGCGACACCCAGCTGTACGTATCGCGGGGCGCGGGCGCCTGGGGTCCGCCCGTACGGGTCGGTGCACCCTCCGACATCACCGTCGTGGAGCTTGCTTCACTCCGGGCGTGA
- a CDS encoding SCO4848 family membrane protein, which yields MKLSRPVSWFLLAFGVWSWFIWITFVKNLWKDGSGLAFDDAGDPTAYFWVHLLLAITSFLLGTAVGVIGFRGVRALRRERA from the coding sequence ATGAAGCTCAGCCGCCCCGTCTCCTGGTTCCTGCTCGCCTTCGGGGTGTGGAGCTGGTTCATCTGGATCACTTTCGTCAAGAACCTGTGGAAGGACGGCAGCGGACTCGCCTTCGACGACGCGGGTGACCCGACTGCGTACTTCTGGGTGCATCTGCTGCTCGCCATCACGTCCTTTCTCCTGGGGACGGCTGTCGGTGTGATCGGGTTCCGTGGCGTCAGGGCCCTGCGCCGCGAACGCGCATAG
- a CDS encoding D-alanyl-D-alanine carboxypeptidase, translating into MPALKKTALTVISAALLSTFVVSPASAVSKDTSDDQPKPPAGMSQVGGELLGRTGTQVKLGPDAPVLPKDLTGRSWIVADAESGQVLASHNPHWRLPPASTLKMLFADTVMPALQPKTQKYTVKDEDLADLGEGSSLVGVKEKLTYTVHDLWLGVFLRSGNDAVHVLSAMYGGVPKTVDAMQAHAEELQALDTKVVSPDGYDAPDQVSSAYDLTLFARSGLQKADFREYCSTAEAQFPGAEKNGKRESFGIQNTNKLLTGAGGVEPYKGIAGVKNGYTTHAGNTFTGVAERNGKVLLVTVMNPSSEKPHAVYDEAADLLDWGFDASGKVTPVGELVPPKSATTGTGKGPAAEQGKDEGQNGPAQTAKAAAAEGGGGGVGVALGIAGGVLVLLAGGVFLVNRRWPLPDLMRRLPRR; encoded by the coding sequence GTGCCTGCTCTTAAAAAGACCGCACTGACGGTCATCTCTGCCGCCTTGTTGTCCACTTTTGTTGTCAGCCCGGCATCGGCGGTCAGTAAGGACACCTCCGACGACCAGCCGAAGCCGCCCGCGGGCATGTCCCAGGTCGGCGGCGAACTGCTGGGCCGGACCGGCACGCAGGTCAAGCTGGGACCGGACGCCCCGGTGCTGCCGAAGGACCTCACGGGCAGGTCCTGGATCGTCGCGGACGCGGAGAGCGGCCAGGTCCTCGCCTCGCACAACCCGCACTGGCGGCTGCCTCCCGCCTCCACCCTGAAGATGCTCTTCGCGGACACCGTGATGCCCGCGCTGCAGCCGAAGACCCAGAAGTACACGGTCAAGGACGAGGATCTCGCCGATCTCGGCGAGGGCAGCAGCCTGGTCGGCGTCAAGGAGAAGCTCACCTACACGGTCCACGACCTGTGGCTCGGAGTGTTCCTGCGGTCGGGCAACGACGCGGTGCATGTGCTGTCCGCGATGTACGGCGGCGTCCCCAAGACCGTCGACGCCATGCAGGCGCACGCCGAGGAGTTGCAGGCCCTCGACACGAAGGTGGTGTCGCCCGACGGGTACGACGCGCCCGACCAGGTCTCCAGCGCGTACGACCTGACGCTGTTCGCCCGCAGCGGGCTGCAGAAGGCGGACTTCCGGGAGTACTGCTCGACGGCCGAGGCGCAGTTCCCCGGCGCGGAGAAGAACGGGAAGCGCGAGAGCTTCGGCATCCAGAACACCAACAAGCTGCTCACCGGCGCGGGCGGCGTCGAGCCGTACAAGGGCATCGCGGGCGTCAAGAACGGCTACACCACGCACGCCGGCAACACCTTCACCGGCGTCGCCGAACGCAATGGCAAGGTGCTGCTCGTCACCGTCATGAACCCGTCGTCCGAAAAGCCCCACGCCGTCTACGACGAAGCCGCCGACCTCCTCGACTGGGGCTTCGACGCGAGCGGCAAGGTGACCCCGGTCGGCGAACTGGTGCCCCCGAAGTCCGCCACCACCGGAACCGGGAAGGGCCCCGCGGCCGAGCAGGGCAAGGACGAGGGCCAAAACGGCCCCGCGCAGACCGCGAAGGCCGCTGCGGCCGAGGGCGGCGGCGGAGGCGTCGGGGTCGCGCTGGGCATCGCCGGAGGCGTCCTGGTGCTGCTGGCCGGCGGGGTGTTCCTGGTCAACCGGCGCTGGCCGCTGCCGGACCTGATGCGCCGCCTTCCTCGCCGCTGA
- a CDS encoding YihY/virulence factor BrkB family protein → MDWLKNLPVIGPIVSRLMTTHAWRSYETLERVHWARLAAAITFISFLALFPLIAVGAAIGAALLSTEQLHKIEDKLAEQVPGISDQLGIDNLVTHAGTVGLVAGALLLFTGIGWIGSMRDCLRAVWGLDDVDLGNPVLRKLKDVGLLFGLGGAALATFAVSSVGSVAVGWAADLLGISDRGAGGVVLRVAAMVVGALAGFLLLLYLLTLLPGVEPPRRRLLVAGVIGAVCFELLKLLLGSYMQSVASKSMYGAFGVPVALLLWINFSAKLLLFCAAWTATQNSEDAGETSEAVSGEEGGASGPAAASAG, encoded by the coding sequence ATGGACTGGCTGAAAAACCTCCCCGTCATCGGGCCGATCGTCTCCCGGCTGATGACGACGCACGCCTGGCGCTCCTACGAAACGCTGGAGCGGGTCCACTGGGCCAGGCTGGCCGCCGCGATCACCTTCATCAGTTTTCTGGCGCTCTTCCCGCTGATCGCGGTCGGTGCGGCGATCGGTGCCGCGCTGCTCTCCACCGAGCAGCTCCACAAGATCGAGGACAAGCTGGCCGAGCAGGTGCCCGGCATCTCCGACCAACTCGGCATCGACAACCTGGTGACCCACGCGGGGACGGTCGGACTGGTGGCCGGTGCGCTGCTGCTCTTCACCGGCATCGGCTGGATCGGCTCGATGCGGGACTGCCTGCGTGCCGTCTGGGGTCTGGACGATGTGGATCTGGGCAATCCGGTCCTGCGCAAACTCAAGGACGTGGGGCTGCTGTTCGGCCTCGGCGGGGCGGCGCTCGCCACGTTCGCCGTGTCGTCGGTCGGCTCCGTCGCCGTCGGCTGGGCCGCCGATCTGCTGGGCATCTCCGACCGGGGCGCGGGTGGTGTGGTGCTGCGGGTGGCCGCCATGGTCGTGGGGGCGCTCGCCGGCTTCCTGCTGCTGCTCTATCTGCTGACCCTGCTGCCCGGGGTCGAGCCCCCGCGGCGCAGGCTGCTGGTCGCCGGGGTGATCGGCGCGGTCTGTTTCGAACTGCTCAAGCTGCTGCTCGGCAGTTATATGCAGAGCGTGGCGTCGAAGAGCATGTACGGCGCCTTCGGGGTGCCGGTCGCGCTGCTGCTGTGGATCAACTTCTCGGCGAAGCTGCTGCTGTTCTGCGCCGCCTGGACGGCGACGCAGAACAGCGAGGACGCCGGGGAGACGTCCGAAGCCGTCAGCGGCGAGGAAGGCGGCGCATCAGGTCCGGCAGCGGCCAGCGCCGGTTGA
- a CDS encoding FAD-binding oxidoreductase: MSVDTVSLTGWGRTAPTTALRFRPRSYEEAAATVRGCGPRGSIARGLGRAHGDAAQNAGGSVLDMTALNRIRTVDAGAGLVVCDAGVSLHRLMEVLLPLGWFVPVTPTTRYVTVGGAIGADIHGHNQHRSGSFSRHVQELELLTAEGEIRTVRPGTGLFEATAGGLGLTGVILSATLRCHRVTSSWMSVDTERAVDLDDLLERLCAGDHRYRYSAAWIDLRARGRATGRSVLTRGEHVPRYALPAHARRTPLAFRPGPLPAAPGLVPEALLGGAPATLFNELRYRGAPRYRIGELQRLATFFHPLDGLPQWNRVHGRAGSVRYQFVVGPGQEEVLRRIVRRISQRRCPTSNAVLKRFGAGDPGWLSFPMRGWTLALDLPAALPGLARFLDSLDEEVAAAGGRVCLAKDSRLRPELLTAMYPRLADFRSLRAELDPGGAFRSDLSRRLSL; encoded by the coding sequence ATGTCTGTCGACACCGTGTCCCTGACCGGCTGGGGCCGCACCGCCCCGACGACCGCCCTGCGTTTCCGCCCCCGTTCGTACGAGGAGGCGGCGGCGACGGTACGCGGCTGCGGACCGCGCGGCTCCATCGCCCGGGGCCTCGGCCGGGCCCATGGCGACGCGGCCCAGAACGCGGGCGGCTCCGTCCTCGACATGACCGCGCTGAACCGGATCCGCACCGTCGACGCCGGGGCCGGACTCGTGGTCTGCGACGCCGGGGTCAGCCTGCACCGGCTGATGGAAGTCCTGCTGCCGCTCGGCTGGTTCGTCCCCGTCACGCCCACGACCCGTTATGTCACCGTGGGCGGCGCGATCGGCGCCGACATCCACGGCCACAACCAGCACCGCTCCGGCTCCTTCTCCCGGCACGTCCAGGAGCTGGAGCTGCTGACCGCCGAGGGCGAGATCCGTACGGTCCGGCCCGGCACCGGCCTCTTCGAAGCGACCGCGGGCGGCCTGGGTCTGACGGGCGTGATCCTCTCGGCCACGCTCCGGTGCCACCGCGTCACCAGCTCGTGGATGTCGGTCGACACCGAACGCGCCGTCGATCTGGACGACCTGCTGGAACGGCTCTGTGCCGGGGACCACCGCTACCGCTACTCGGCCGCCTGGATCGATCTCCGCGCCCGCGGCCGGGCGACAGGACGCTCCGTGCTCACCCGAGGGGAGCACGTACCCCGATACGCGCTCCCGGCGCACGCCCGGCGCACACCGCTCGCGTTCCGCCCGGGGCCGCTGCCGGCCGCCCCCGGCCTCGTCCCGGAAGCGCTGCTCGGCGGCGCCCCGGCCACCCTCTTCAACGAGCTCCGGTACCGCGGCGCGCCCCGGTACCGGATCGGCGAACTCCAGAGGCTGGCCACGTTCTTCCACCCCCTGGACGGCCTGCCGCAGTGGAACCGGGTCCACGGGCGGGCCGGATCCGTGCGGTACCAGTTCGTCGTCGGACCCGGCCAGGAGGAGGTGCTGCGCCGGATCGTGCGCCGGATCTCCCAGCGGCGCTGCCCGACGTCGAACGCCGTGCTCAAGCGGTTCGGCGCCGGCGACCCGGGCTGGCTGTCGTTCCCGATGCGCGGCTGGACGCTCGCCCTCGACCTGCCCGCCGCCCTGCCCGGCCTGGCCCGGTTCCTGGACTCGCTGGACGAGGAGGTGGCGGCGGCCGGCGGCCGGGTCTGCCTGGCGAAGGACTCCCGGCTCCGGCCGGAGCTGCTGACCGCGATGTATCCGAGGCTGGCCGACTTCCGGTCGCTGCGCGCCGAGCTGGACCCGGGCGGGGCCTTCCGCTCCGACCTGTCGCGCCGGCTGTCGCTCTGA
- a CDS encoding decaprenylphospho-beta-D-erythro-pentofuranosid-2-ulose 2-reductase: MKDAFGAPQSLLVLGGTSEIALATARRLIALRTRTVRLAGRPSPALDAAAAELRARGADVRTVDFDALDSASHETTLGAIFAEGDIDMVLLAFGIAGDQGRDEEEPLSAVRVAQTNYTGAVSAGLVCAGALQAQGHGSLVVLSSVAGERVRRADFIYGSSKAGLDAFTQGLGDALHGTGVHVMVVRPGVVRPEPAAETVPAAPATPPAARGGAALLAPSRITAARSASARFAAAPLESSPLTTTPDAVAEAIVTGLRRRSETVWVPGSLRAVMSALRHVPRPLFRRLPL; the protein is encoded by the coding sequence GTGAAGGACGCCTTCGGAGCCCCGCAGTCCCTGCTCGTCCTCGGCGGCACCTCGGAGATCGCCCTGGCCACCGCACGGCGGCTGATCGCCCTGCGGACCCGCACCGTCCGGCTGGCCGGACGCCCCTCCCCCGCCCTCGACGCGGCCGCCGCCGAACTGCGCGCACGCGGCGCCGACGTCCGTACGGTCGACTTCGACGCCCTCGACTCCGCGTCCCACGAGACGACGCTCGGCGCGATCTTCGCCGAGGGCGACATCGACATGGTGCTGCTCGCCTTCGGCATCGCGGGCGACCAGGGGCGCGACGAGGAGGAACCGCTCTCCGCGGTCCGGGTCGCCCAGACCAACTACACGGGGGCGGTCTCCGCCGGGCTGGTGTGCGCCGGCGCGCTCCAGGCGCAGGGGCACGGCTCGCTGGTGGTGCTGTCCTCGGTGGCGGGCGAACGCGTCCGCCGCGCCGACTTCATCTACGGGTCCAGCAAGGCGGGGCTGGACGCGTTCACGCAGGGGCTGGGGGACGCGCTGCACGGGACGGGGGTGCATGTGATGGTCGTGCGACCCGGCGTCGTACGGCCGGAGCCGGCCGCGGAAACGGTGCCGGCCGCACCGGCCACGCCACCGGCGGCCCGGGGCGGGGCGGCCCTGCTCGCGCCCTCGCGGATCACCGCGGCACGGTCCGCCTCGGCCCGGTTCGCCGCGGCGCCGCTGGAGTCGTCGCCGCTCACCACGACTCCGGACGCGGTCGCGGAGGCCATCGTGACGGGGCTGCGGCGGCGTTCGGAGACGGTGTGGGTGCCCGGGTCGCTGCGTGCGGTGATGTCGGCGCTGCGGCATGTGCCGCGCCCGCTGTTCAGGCGGCTGCCGCTCTGA
- a CDS encoding 2'-5' RNA ligase family protein → MGTVTLGVSIAVPEPYGSLLQERRASFGDPAAYGIPTHVTLLPPTEAEAADLPAIEAHLAQIATGGRPFPMRLSGTGTFRPLSPVVFVQVVEGASACTWLQKRVRDASGPLVRELQFPYHPHVTVAHDIAEEAMDRAYAELADYEASWSCGSFALYEQGSDSVWRKINEFPFGAGGGASAVPAQGGSSVDEPSLH, encoded by the coding sequence GTGGGGACCGTAACGCTCGGCGTTTCGATCGCGGTCCCGGAGCCCTACGGCAGCCTGCTCCAGGAGCGGCGCGCGAGCTTCGGGGACCCTGCCGCGTATGGCATTCCCACTCACGTCACCCTTCTCCCGCCGACCGAGGCCGAGGCGGCCGACCTGCCCGCGATCGAGGCGCATCTCGCCCAGATCGCGACGGGCGGCCGCCCCTTCCCGATGCGGCTGTCCGGCACCGGGACCTTCCGTCCCCTCTCGCCGGTCGTCTTCGTCCAGGTCGTCGAGGGAGCCTCGGCCTGCACCTGGCTGCAGAAGCGGGTCCGGGACGCCTCCGGGCCGCTGGTGCGCGAGCTCCAGTTCCCGTACCACCCGCATGTGACCGTGGCGCACGACATCGCCGAGGAGGCGATGGACCGGGCGTACGCGGAGCTCGCCGACTACGAGGCGTCCTGGTCCTGCGGTTCCTTCGCGCTGTACGAGCAGGGCTCGGACAGCGTCTGGCGCAAGATCAACGAGTTCCCGTTCGGCGCCGGGGGCGGGGCGTCCGCCGTGCCCGCGCAGGGCGGCTCCTCCGTGGATGAGCCCTCCCTGCACTGA
- the trpS gene encoding tryptophan--tRNA ligase — MASERPRVLSGIQPTAGSFHLGNYLGAVRQWVALQESHDAFYMVVDLHAITIPQAPAELRANTRLAVAQLLAAGLDPERCTLFVQSHVPEHAQLGWIMNCLTGFGEASRMTQFKDKSAKQGADRTTVGLFTYPMLMVADILLYQADQVPVGEDQRQHLELTRNLAERFNGSYGDTFTVPDPYILKETAKIYDLQDPSAKMSKSAPTPKGLINLLDEPKATAKKVKSAVTDTDTVIRFDRAEKPGVSNLLSIYSTLTGTGIADLEQKYDGKGYGALKTDLAEVMVEFVTPFRTRTQEYLDDPETLDSILAKGAEKARAVAAETLARTYDRMGFLPAKH; from the coding sequence ATGGCCTCTGAACGCCCCCGCGTGCTCTCCGGAATCCAGCCCACCGCAGGCTCGTTCCACCTCGGCAACTACCTCGGTGCGGTCCGCCAGTGGGTGGCGCTGCAGGAATCCCACGACGCCTTCTACATGGTCGTGGACCTGCATGCGATCACCATCCCGCAGGCCCCCGCGGAGCTGCGCGCGAACACCCGGCTCGCCGTCGCCCAGCTCCTCGCGGCCGGTCTCGACCCGGAGCGCTGCACGCTCTTCGTCCAGAGCCATGTCCCCGAGCACGCCCAGCTCGGCTGGATCATGAACTGCCTCACCGGCTTCGGCGAGGCGTCGCGCATGACGCAGTTCAAGGACAAGTCCGCCAAGCAGGGTGCCGACCGCACCACGGTCGGTCTCTTCACGTACCCGATGCTGATGGTGGCCGACATCCTGCTGTACCAGGCCGACCAGGTCCCGGTCGGCGAGGACCAGCGCCAGCACCTGGAGCTGACCCGCAACCTCGCCGAGCGGTTCAACGGCAGCTACGGCGACACGTTCACCGTGCCGGACCCGTACATCCTCAAGGAGACGGCGAAGATCTACGACCTCCAGGACCCGTCGGCGAAGATGAGCAAGTCGGCGCCGACCCCGAAGGGCCTGATCAACCTCCTGGACGAGCCGAAGGCCACCGCCAAGAAGGTGAAGAGCGCGGTCACCGACACCGACACGGTGATCCGCTTCGACCGGGCCGAGAAGCCCGGTGTCAGCAATCTGCTGAGCATCTACTCGACACTGACCGGGACCGGTATCGCGGATCTGGAGCAGAAGTACGACGGCAAGGGCTACGGTGCGCTCAAGACCGACCTCGCCGAGGTCATGGTCGAGTTCGTCACACCGTTCCGTACCCGCACCCAGGAATACCTGGACGACCCGGAGACGCTGGACTCGATCCTGGCCAAGGGCGCGGAGAAGGCCCGTGCCGTCGCGGCCGAGACCCTGGCCCGGACGTACGACCGGATGGGCTTTCTGCCCGCGAAGCACTGA
- the rocD gene encoding ornithine--oxo-acid transaminase, which translates to MSVTETAIASAEAHSAHNYHPLPVVVATADGAWMTDVEGRRYLDMLAGYSALNFGHGNRRLIDAAKAQLERVTLTSRAFHHDRFADFCTQLAELCGMESVLPMNTGAEAVETAVKTARKWGYRVKGVPDGMAKIIVAANNFHGRTTTIISFSTDQEAREDFGPYTPGFEIVPYGDLTALREAMTENTVAVLMEPIQGEAGVLVPPPGYLPGVRALTRERNVLFIADEIQSGLGRTGRTFACEHEGVVPDMYVLGKALGGGVVPVSAVVSSQDVLGVFRPGEHGSTFGGNPLACAVALEVIAMLRTGEFQQRATELGEHLHQELRLLVGGGAVEEVRGRGLWAGVDIAPSHGTGREISEKLMDRGVLVKDTHGSTIRIAPPLVISKEDLDWGLEQLRAVLRG; encoded by the coding sequence GTGTCTGTCACGGAAACCGCCATCGCCTCCGCCGAGGCGCACAGCGCGCACAACTACCATCCGCTGCCCGTCGTCGTCGCCACGGCGGACGGGGCCTGGATGACCGATGTCGAGGGCCGTCGCTACCTCGACATGCTCGCCGGCTACTCGGCGCTCAACTTCGGTCACGGCAACCGGCGCCTGATCGACGCCGCCAAGGCGCAGCTGGAGCGGGTGACCCTGACCTCGCGCGCCTTCCACCACGACCGGTTCGCCGACTTCTGTACGCAGCTCGCCGAGTTGTGCGGCATGGAGTCGGTGCTGCCGATGAACACGGGCGCGGAGGCCGTGGAGACCGCGGTGAAGACGGCCCGCAAATGGGGTTACCGGGTGAAGGGCGTCCCGGACGGCATGGCGAAGATCATCGTCGCCGCCAACAACTTCCACGGCCGGACGACGACGATCATCAGCTTCTCCACGGACCAGGAGGCGCGGGAGGACTTCGGCCCGTACACACCGGGGTTCGAGATCGTGCCGTACGGGGATCTCACGGCGCTCCGGGAGGCGATGACCGAGAACACCGTGGCGGTGCTCATGGAGCCGATCCAGGGCGAGGCAGGGGTACTGGTGCCGCCGCCGGGCTATCTCCCCGGGGTGCGCGCGCTCACGCGCGAGCGGAACGTGCTGTTCATCGCGGACGAGATCCAGTCGGGCCTGGGCCGGACCGGCAGGACCTTCGCCTGCGAGCACGAGGGGGTCGTGCCGGACATGTACGTGCTCGGCAAGGCACTGGGCGGTGGTGTGGTGCCGGTGTCGGCGGTGGTCTCGTCGCAGGACGTGCTCGGGGTGTTCCGGCCCGGTGAGCACGGTTCGACCTTCGGCGGCAATCCCCTGGCCTGCGCGGTCGCGCTGGAGGTCATCGCGATGCTCCGCACCGGCGAGTTCCAGCAGCGGGCGACCGAGCTGGGCGAGCACCTGCACCAGGAGCTGCGGCTGCTGGTGGGCGGCGGCGCGGTGGAGGAGGTGCGCGGCCGCGGGCTGTGGGCGGGCGTCGACATCGCTCCGAGCCACGGCACGGGCCGGGAGATCTCCGAGAAGCTGATGGACCGCGGGGTGCTGGTCAAGGACACCCACGGCTCGACGATCCGGATCGCCCCGCCGCTGGTGATCAGCAAGGAGGACCTGGACTGGGGCCTCGAACAGCTCCGCGCCGTCCTGCGCGGCTGA